From Rhododendron vialii isolate Sample 1 chromosome 10a, ASM3025357v1, the proteins below share one genomic window:
- the LOC131303988 gene encoding butanoate--CoA ligase AAE1-like has protein sequence MTKMEGLVKCSANYVPLSPISFLERAAFVYGDKASIIYGNTRYSWRETHGRCLRLASVLSQMGLKRGDVVAALAPNVPALYELYFGVPMAGAVLSALNTRLDAPMLALLLQELEAKIICVDYQYVQIVLKALELISPAKAKSLFLVVIRDSSQGAFSTTQEVPQRSLDYDRLLEMGKHDFEIVSPIDECDPITVNYTSGSTGTPKGAVYSHRAVYLNSIAQIFRFEMSAKTVFLWTVDMFRCSGWCFTWAVAALGGTNICLRNVTAKAIFDSIFIHKVTHLCGAPTILNIIAEAPFASHRPLATKVDLMIAGALPPLEILNNVHKLGFNVSQAYGMTEALGLVTVRSLEFDQYDRVSIKGRDELHNVVMEGVDVKDPTTMRSMPADGKTISEVMLRSNTMMLGYLKNLQGTQDAFKNGWYGTRDLGVRDPDGHIRIKDRAANAIVNCEGNAISTLEIEAVLASHPAVEATAVVGRPDEQLGESPCAFVKLKEGRTTSSQDIIEFCGVRLPNYMVPGSVVFGDLPVNSTGKILKFVLKEKAKDLGSLCVGLTAVKQERTTSKFCY, from the exons atgacaaaaatgGAGGGTCTGGTGAAATGCTCTGCAAATTATGTTCCCCTCTCTCCTATAAGCTTCTTAGAGCGAGCAGCTTTTGTTTATGGTGACAAGGCCTCCATTATATATGGAAACACAAGGTATTCGTGGAGGGAGACTCATGGGAGATGTCTCCGGCTCGCGTCGGTTCTATCTCAGATGGGTCTTAAACGCGGAGACGTT GTTGCAGCTTTGGCTCCAAACGTCCCAGCGCTTTACGAGTTGTACTTCGGAGTTCCAATGGCAGGGGCAGTCCTTTCTGCCCTTAACACAAGGCTTGACGCGCCCATGTTAGCATTGTTATTACAAGAATTGGAGGCCAAAATAATTTGTGTGGACTATCAATATGTCCAAATTGTCCTCAAAGCTTTAGAGCTGATCTCCCCCGCCAAAGCCAAATCACTGTTTCTTGTTGTCATCCGAGACAGCAGTCAAGGGGCATTTTCGACCACACAAGAAGTTCCACAACGTAGTTTGGATTACGATAGGCTTCTTGAAATGGGAAAACATGATTTTGAGATCGTAAGCCCAATAGACGAATGTGATCCAATCACGGTGAATTACACTTCTGGTTCAACTGGGACTCCTAAAGGTGCAGTGTACAGCCACAGAGCTGTCTATCTCAACTCGATTGCTCAAATTTTCCGTTTTGAAATGAGCGCAAAGACGGTGTTTTTGTGGACAGTAGACATGTTCCGCTGCAGCGGGTGGTGCTTCACTTGGGCAGTGGCAGCTTTGGGAGGGACAAATATCTGTCTTAGAAATGTCACAGCTAAAGCCATCTTTGACTCAATATTTATCCACAAG GTGACACATTTATGTGGTGCACCCACCATCTTGAACATCATTGCAGAAGCCCCCTTCGCCAGTCACCGGCCACTTGCCACAAAGGTGGATTTAATGATTGCCGGAGCATTGCCACcacttgaaattttgaacaatGTTCATAAATTGGGATTCAATGTTTCTCAAGCATATGGAATGACAGAAGCCCTCGGCCTTGTGACCGTAAGATCTTTGGAGTTTGATCAATATGATCGCGTTAGCATAAAAGGTCGCGACGAGCTTCACAATGTGGTAATGGAAGGGGTTGATGTAAAAGACCCGACGACAATGAGAAGCATGCCGGCTGATGGGAAAACTATTAGTGAGGTGATGTTGAGGAGCAATACCATGATGTTGGGATACCTTAAAAACTTACAAGGAACTCAAGATGCATTCAAAAATGGGTGGTACGGTACAAGGGACCTTGGAGTTCGGGACCCCGATGGTCACATAAGAATCAAAGACCGGGCAGCGAACGCTATTGTCAATTGTGAAGGCAATGCTATAAGCACACTTGAAATTGAGGCTGTGTTGGCTAGTCATCCGGCGGTTGAGGCGACGGCTGTTGTCGGAAGGCCAGATGAGCAGTTAGGAGAGAGTCCCTGTGCTTTTGTCAAATTGAAGGAGGGCCGTACGACAAGTAGCCAAGATATTATTGAATTTTGTGGGGTTAGATTACCAAATTATATGGTGCCTGGGAGTGTCGTTTTCGGGGATTTGCCAGTAAATTCAACTGGAAAAATACTTAAATTTGTTCTCAAAGAGAAGGCCAAAGATTTGGGTAGTCTTTGTGTTGGATTAACTGCTGTAAAACAAGAACGGACTACCTCGAAGTTCTGCTATTGA
- the LOC131303989 gene encoding butanoate--CoA ligase AAE1-like — MEGLVKCSANHVPLSPISFLERAAFVYGDKVSIVYGDTRYSWRETRGRCIRLASALSQMGLNRGDVVAALAPNIPALCELYFGVPMAGAVLSALNTRLDPPTLALLLQQLEAKIICVDHQYVQIVLKALEAISIAKGKSPFLVVIRDSDPGGFSTTQEVPPRNLDYDRLLEMGKLDFEIVNPIDECDPITVNYTSGSTGTPKGAVYSHRAAYLNSIAQISRFEMSAKTVFLWTVDMFRCSGWCFTWAVAALGGTNICLRNVTTKAIFDSIFIHKVTHLCGPPTILNMIAEAPFAGRRPLPTKVDLVIAGALPPIEILDNVHKLGFNVSHAYGMTEALGPVIIRSLEFDQYDCASIKDRNGVHNVVMEGVDVKDPTTMRSVPADGKTIGEVMLRSNTLMLGYLKNVQGTQAAFKNGWYGTRDLGVRDPNGHIRIKDRAVDAIFNCEGDAISTLEIEAVLASHPAVEATAVVGRPDDRLGERPCAFVELKEGRTTSSQDIIEFCGVRLPNYMVPGSVIFGDLPVNSTGKIQKCVLKEKAKALGSLFHSNGHPTKAVCEKSQVLSAD, encoded by the exons atggagggtCTGGTGAAATGCTCTGCCAATCATGTTCCCCTCTCTCCTATAAGCTTCTTAGAGCGAGCAGCTTTTGTTTATGGCGATAAGGTTTCCATTGTTTATGGAGACACAAGGTATTCGTGGAGGGAGACTCGTGGGAGATGTATCAGGCTCGCGTCGGCTCTGTCTCAGATGGGTCTCAACCGCGGAGATGTT GTTGCAGCTTTGGCCCCAAATATTCCTGCGCTTTGCGAGTTGTACTTCGGAGTTCCAATGGCAGGGGCAGTCCTTTCTGCCCTTAACACAAGGCTTGATCCACCTACGTTAGCATTGTTATTACAACAATTGGAGGCCAAAATAATTTGTGTGGACCATCAATATGTCCAAATTGTCCTCAAGGCTTTGGAGGCGATCTCCATCGCCAAAGGCAAATCACCGTTTCTTGTTGTCATCAGAGACAGCGATCCAGGGGGTTTTTCGACCACACAAGAAGTTCCACCACGTAATTTGGATTACGATAGACTTCTTGAAATGGGAAAGCTAGATTTTGAGATCGTAAACCCAATAGACGAATGCGATCCAATTACAGTGAATTATACTTCTGGTTCAACTGGGACACCTAAAGGCGCGGTGTATAGCCACAGAGCCGCCTATCTCAACTCGATTGCTCAAATTTCCCGGTTTGAAATGAGCGCAAAGACGGTGTTTTTGTGGACGGTGGACATGTTCCGATGTAGCGGGTGGTGCTTCACTTGGGCAGTGGCGGCTTTGGGCGGGACTAATATCTGCCTTAGAAATGTCACAACTAAAGCCATCTTTGACTCAATATTTATCCACAAG GTAACACACTTATGTGGTCCACCCACCATCTTGAACATGATTGCAGAAGCTCCTTTCGCCGGTCGCCGGCCACTTCCCACAAAGGTGGATTTAGTAATTGCCGGAGCATTGCCGCCAATTGAAATTTTGGACAATGTTCATAAATTGGGATTCAATGTTTCTCATGCATATGGAATGACAGAAGCCCTTGGCCCTGTGATCATAAGATCTCTGGAGTTTGATCAATATGATTGCGCCAGCATAAAAGATCGCAACGGCGTTCACAATGTCGTAATGGAAGGGGTTGATGTGAAAGACCCGACCACGATGAGAAGCGTGCCGGCTGATGGGAAAACCATTGGTGAGGTGATGTTGAGGAGCAATACCTTGATGTTGGGATACCTTAAAAACGTACAAGGAACTCAAGCTGCATTCAAAAACGGGTGGTACGGTACAAGGGACCTTGGAGTCCGGGACCCAAATGGTCACATACGAATCAAAGACCGGGCAGTGGACGCGATTTTCAATTGTGAAGGCGATGCTATAAGCACACTTGAAATTGAGGCTGTGTTGGCTAGTCATCCGGCGGTTGAGGCGACGGCTGTTGTCGGAAGGCCAGATGACCGGTTAGGTGAGAGGCCGTGTGCTTTTGTGGAGTTGAAGGAGGGGCGTACAACAAGTAGCCAAGATATTATTGAATTTTGCGGGGTTAGATTACCAAATTATATGGTGCCTGGGAGTGTCATTTTTGGGGATTTGCCAGTAAATTCAACTGGAAAAATACAGAAATGTGTTCTCAAAGAGAAGGCCAAAGCCTTGGGTAGTCTTTTTCACTCAAATGGGCATCCAACCAAAGCTGTGTGTGAAAAAAGTCAAGTCTTATCCGCTGATTAG
- the LOC131302637 gene encoding isocitrate dehydrogenase [NAD] regulatory subunit 1, mitochondrial-like → MARRATPILTRLLGSTRSVTYMPRPGDGAPRAVTLIPGDGIGPLVTGAVEQVMEAMHAPVYFERYEIHGDMKKVPQEAMDSIKKNKVCLKGGLITPVGGGVSSLNVQLRKELDLYASLVHCCNYPGLPTRHDNVDIVVIRENTEGEYSGLEHEVVPGVVESLKVITKFCSERIAQYAFEYAYLNNRKKVTAVHKANIMKLADGLFLESCREVATKYPSIKYNEIIVDNCCMQLVGRPEQFDVMVTPNLYGNLVANTAAGIAGGTGVMPGGNVGADHAVFEQGASAGNVGNMKVLEQKKANPVALLLSSAMMLRHLQFPSFADRLETAVKRVISEGKYRTKDVGGDSSTQEVVDAVLGALD, encoded by the exons ATGGCTAGAAGAGCGACGCCGATCCTGACCCGTCTGCTAGGGTCAACCCGATCCGTGACGTACATGCCCCGGCCCGGCGACGGGGCTCCGAGGGCGGTGACGCTGATCCCCGGCGACGGGATCGGTCCCCTGGTGACTGGCGCCGTGGAGCAAGTGATGGAGGCGATGCACGCGCCGGTGTACTTCGAGAGGTACGAGATCCACGGCGACATGAAGAAGGTCCCGCAGGAGGCCATGGACTCTATTAAGAAGAACAAG gtGTGCCTGAAAGGAGGTTTGATTACGCCCGTAGGCGGCGGTGTGAGTTCGTTGAATGTGCAGTTGAGGAAAGAGCTCGATCTATATGCTTCGCTGGTTCATTGCTGTAATTATCCGGGATTGCCTACTAGGCACGATAATGTTGATATTGTTGTGATTCGAGAGAATACGGAAGGGGAGTACTCGGGGCTTGAGCATGAGGTGGTTCCTGGTGTTGTGGAAAGTCTCAAG GTGATAACAAAGTTCTGCTCGGAGCGTATTGCACAATATGCTTTTGAGTATGCATACTTAAACAATAGAAAGAAAGTCACCGCCGTGCATAAAGCAAACATCATGAAGCTTGCAGATGGTTTGTTCTTAGAATCTTGTCGGGAGGTTGCGACCAAGTATCCTAGCATCAAGTACAACGAAATTATTGTGGACAACTGCTGCATGCAACTTGTTGGAAGGCCTGAGCAATTCGATGTTATG GTGACGCCTAATCTTTATGGCAATCTTGTTGCCAATACTGCTGCTGGTATTGCTGGCGGCACAGGAGTCATGCCCGGAG GAAACGTTGGGGCGGATCATGCTGTTTTCGAGCAAGGTGCTTCAGCTGGGAACGTGGGAAACATGAAAGTGCTGGAGCAGAAGAAAGCAAATCCAGTGGCCTTGCTTCTCTCTTCAGCCATGATGCTGAGACATCTCCAATTCCCCTCATTTGCCGATCGATTAGAAACTGCTGTGAAACGGGTTATATCGGAGGGAAAGTACAGGACAAAAGACGTTGGTGGTGATAGCTCCACCCAGGAAGTCGTTGATGCCGTTCTTGGAGCTTTAGACTGA